The Thermoanaerobaculia bacterium genome window below encodes:
- the fmt gene encoding methionyl-tRNA formyltransferase — MSVRTVFFGTPEFAVPTLRALAASEFRPVLVISQPSRPAKRGQRLTDPPVVEAARELGIPCEQVEKVRDPAFLARLAKVAPDVAVVVAFGQLFPPALLQLPRLGCVNLHASLLPRWRGAAPIQAAIAAGDSVTGVTTMVMEEGLDSGPMLQAAELAIGVRETTGELSRRLAELGAPLVVETLRGLAAGTLAARPQDASRVTVAPKIRKDKARTRWELPAETLEDLVRAFQPWPGAELPFGEEWVKVLAATQAAAHYGAAPGTVLAIEKERLLVATSDDSVLAIERAQRAGRGPVSGGDLARGLHLGLGDRLS; from the coding sequence TTTTTCGGCACGCCGGAGTTCGCGGTGCCTACCTTGAGGGCGCTGGCGGCGAGTGAGTTCCGGCCGGTACTGGTGATTTCGCAACCGTCGCGGCCGGCGAAGCGGGGGCAGCGGCTGACCGACCCGCCGGTGGTCGAGGCGGCGCGGGAGCTCGGGATTCCTTGCGAGCAGGTGGAGAAGGTGCGCGATCCGGCCTTTCTCGCCCGCCTGGCGAAGGTCGCGCCCGACGTCGCGGTGGTGGTCGCCTTCGGCCAGCTCTTCCCGCCGGCGCTGCTCCAACTGCCGCGGCTGGGTTGCGTCAACCTCCACGCCTCGCTCCTGCCGCGCTGGCGCGGTGCCGCGCCGATCCAGGCGGCGATCGCCGCCGGCGATTCCGTCACCGGCGTGACGACGATGGTGATGGAGGAGGGGCTCGACAGCGGGCCGATGCTTCAGGCCGCCGAGCTCGCCATCGGCGTCCGCGAGACGACCGGGGAGCTCTCCCGCCGACTCGCAGAGCTCGGCGCGCCGCTGGTCGTCGAGACCTTGCGCGGACTCGCCGCCGGCACCCTTGCGGCCCGACCCCAGGATGCGTCTCGCGTCACCGTCGCGCCGAAGATCCGCAAGGACAAGGCTCGGACCCGGTGGGAGCTCCCGGCCGAAACGCTCGAGGACCTGGTGAGGGCCTTTCAGCCCTGGCCGGGAGCCGAGCTGCCGTTCGGCGAGGAGTGGGTCAAGGTCCTGGCCGCGACGCAGGCCGCGGCGCACTACGGCGCCGCCCCCGGCACCGTTCTCGCGATCGAGAAGGAGCGCCTGCTGGTCGCGACCTCCGACGATTCGGTGCTCGCCATCGAGCGCGCGCAGCGCGCCGGGCGGGGCCCGGTCTCGGGCGGCGATCTCGCCCGCGGACTTCATCTCGGTCTCGGAGACCGCCTCTCTTGA